The Haemorhous mexicanus isolate bHaeMex1 chromosome 6, bHaeMex1.pri, whole genome shotgun sequence genome includes the window ATGcttcagcctggagctggctgcacttcagcagaagcagaggtATCAAAGGCTTTGATGGTCTCAGTATTGTTGAGACAAGGCTGAGCATCATTATTAACCCCTTCGTTGTTATTCTCATTCATACCAGTATTAATTCAGTTCTTCTGAGGCCttagtttctcttttcttctgagTCAAGcgtctctccttcctccccatcGTGCCGCTGCTTTCCTCGGCTGCTAGCAGGAAGCAGTGAGTCTCTTCTTTCCAGGGCCATGACAGGTTTCCTGTGGCAGGTGGTTTTCTGGTTAAAGACGGCGGTTATTCAACGTGCTCTCCCCCGGGGGCTGGGCTGCCCGGGAAGCGCCCGCCCGgagatgtgtgtgtgcatgagAGGGAGCGAGAAAGCCTGGGCGGGAGCAAGCCACAGTCAGTTCTCGTAAGCTGGGCCCGGGGAGCGTGGCTGGGGCTGCCGGCGTCGCACCCACACCCGGCCTGGccagctgggggaggagggtTTGCCCAGGCGTGGCTCTGTGATGAATTTACCAGAAATATATCGTTCTGGAAATTCTGTGGGGCAGAGCGGTGAAAGACCACAACCCTCATGTCCCTAGCTCATCCCTGTGGGTCCCATGCTGAGGAAGCCCCTGTGGTTTTGTCTCCTCAGGAGAGTGAAGACTTAGAGAGACAGAATGCTGCCCTGCGCCGGGAAATCAAGCAGCTGACAGAGGAAATGAAGCACTTCACCTCGATGCTGAGCTCCCATGAACCCTTCTGCTCCATCCTGACATCCCCTCCACCGCCTCCAGAAGTGCTTTATGCCACACACTCTTTTCATCAGCCCCACATTAGCTCCCCACGCTTCCAGCACTGAGCCAGCCAGGAGGACAGCAGCCTGCCAGCTCCACTGATGGCAAGAAGTAACTTTGTGGGGCTTGCTTTCCCATCCAAGGGAAGGAATTGGACAGATGGACATTCCTTCTTAAAGTATGTATTCTGAGTGACTTGCCTAAGACTTGCTCCCTGTGCAGAAATGTCAGAGCCACTGTGAGGCATCTTTGGACAGTTTCCAGCTTGGATTCTGGGAGGAAGAGGCAGTCACAAAAGAGCACCATCCCCCTTCTCTGGTCCTTGTTTGGGGAGACTCACAGGAGTGTGCAGCACTGGCAGCCTCCATAAGAGCAGCTGGCTGTGGCACGCAGCCAGACCtccaggaagaggaaaaggagcagaggtGGAGGGAAAGGTTGGGGGCCACAGAGTGTCAGGGCAAAActggtttatttttgtaaaataaagatTGAAAATGCTTAACTCTTTGTTTCCAAAATAGGATCTGAGTCACTCCTAAGGCCTGGTGTGATACAGTGAAGACACAGGCAGCAGGATGGGAAAACTTGGGGCCCAGAAAGCAGCCCTGCATGCACAGGAGTCTAATCCAGGGCCAGCAATCAGAGCCCCACTTTTAGAAGGGGGGCCCATGCACgtaggctgggcaggctgagcAGCAATGGTTTGTGGGCTGATCAGGTCCCTGGGGAGGATGGGTCGCTCTTTGCTGTAGGGCTTAACCTGGCTAAAGAGTGTGACATGCCATGTAGTATCACAGGTCTCTTCCCTGCTGACCCTCTCAGCTCCCTGCTACTGGTGGCTATGCCTCCACATGCTCCCTTGGATGAGTGGAGGTGCACTGCCATGTTGTGTCAGCTCCCAGGTCTTGGTGGGCTGGTGGAGCCTTCAGTTTGGCCAGCAGTGCAGCTAGGAGGAAGCATCATGGCATGGAGGGAGCTGGTGGTGTTTTTCTGGAgtgcacaggagaagcaggaCCTAGCAGGACTCTTGCTCCAAGGTACCCTGCTAAGGGATGTAGCTGCAGCCTACATTCTTTCCCCTTGCTCATCAGTCACAGCTCCAGAAAAGGCTGCTGCACTATCTCATGCATTGAAACAGATGAAACCTGAAAGGTCACAGAGGAGTAGTTTAGTACTCCTGAGTCTGATTTATTGGAAACACAAGCCAGTCCAAAGAGGCAGTCTCTGCACCTTACCCCACACCAGCCAGCATCCCACTTATCAGCCCCACTCTGTGCAAGAGGCCGAAGCCCCACTTCCAGTGGTTCTGTTGCTAACAGTGGCTCAGGACTGCTGCCAACTTCAAAGAGCATCAGCTGCAATCTTTCAGCATAAAGTACCAcaagcagtgctgctgagaaAGGCTTTTAAATGAGGGAAATTGACCAAATTTGTAGCTATCCTTCTTGCAGGCACAGAGAAGCAGCCTTTTTCCAGATAGGTTTTAGCCCATCATCAGAGCCCTCAAGAGCGATTTGGTAAAGTCTGCAATGTGCCGTGCTGtgcacattttctctctctggttTGCACTAGCAAGAAGATAACCAAATACTGTCTTGTCTCAGCAAGCTGTCCTCAGCATAGGTGCAGGTAGCACTGTGATTTCTTCTGACACATGGTCTGCTCAGAGGTTTGTGAGCTTCCTACCTCCAGTTTCTGTGCCAGCATGGGAGGCACCGTGGTCAGAGATGCCTGGTGCCAGCACAATGGCCTGGGTGCCACCACCTACAAAAGCAGTGCTGAGGCAATGGGGGATTGCACTGGCACTCCCTGTCTGTGTAGCTCTGGGATGAGGGATGAGCACATTTAGGGAAGGACCTAGGGAATGATGGTGGTTATTCCAGCCATGTAGCTGTGTTTCTGCATGTATGACATGCAGAATTCATCTACAGGACTAATTTCATTGTGTCTTACACCACCCCTCTCTACTAGATCTCACACCAGTAGGGTTCACTCTAACCATCAGTTCAACAAACAGCGGCTGATTCCTTGCACAGGCTATGCTTTGAGCCAGTCAGGCTACATAGGCTTTTCCCAAGGTGCTTTTCTCTGCAATTTGTCCCTTTAAGCCTGAGAGAGACAACTGACTCCAGCTCTAGATGAGCTTGTCTTtacaggctctgcttctcctccttGAGCTTCTGGGGGATTTTCTCCCAGATTTTTCGCTTTCACTTTTGCTGTTCCTTAGGATTCTCATGCTCCCATGCTTCCTGGTTTACGGTCAGAGAAAAAAAGCTACTGCTACCTTGATTGGGGTTTGCCGTGAAGGGCACTGCAGGCTCATGCTCTTCACTGGAGGATGCAAGAGAGTCCCACCAAAGCTTGCAGAGTTGCATACATGAGAGATCTACATCCTTGCTGTGACCTTTGTATTTTCTCCTGGCTATAAAATGCTAGGCTTTGTTTTAGCTGCAGGTGGAAAAGGTCCTACTGTGATGTGTATGTGACCTATgcccacacagacacagagccaATATTTCTGCTGCAAAGCTGCTGAAGTCTAGATCCttcaggctgggtggggctctGAGTAATGCCTGCAGAATTGCTAGACCCAGTCACTGGTAAAGTCTCAGACATATTACTGCAACTCAGAACGAAAATAAGCAGCCAGTGGTGAGACTGGGAGATGGGTTTGCAACAACATCCTCTCCAAAAACTAAATATTCTTGGCATCATCAGTCAATGTGTCCTCCCTCTGCATGGCTGACTGTGAGCTGGAAGGCCTCCTACCT containing:
- the BATF gene encoding basic leucine zipper transcriptional factor ATF-like, yielding MPHSSDSSDSSSFSQSPPPSKQDSSDDMRKVQRREKNRIAAQKSRLRQTQKADTLHLESEDLERQNAALRREIKQLTEEMKHFTSMLSSHEPFCSILTSPPPPPEVLYATHSFHQPHISSPRFQH